One window from the genome of Candidatus Synechococcus calcipolaris G9 encodes:
- the gatA gene encoding Asp-tRNA(Asn)/Glu-tRNA(Gln) amidotransferase subunit GatA, whose product MSVIQELHRQLTGKERSATEITQAYLDRIAALEPRLHSFLTITGDRALEQAAAIDKKIAAGEPLGPLEGIPIALKDNLCTQGVKTTCASRILENFIPPYESTVTQKLQQAGTISLGKTNLDEFAMGSSTENSAFGSTANPWAIDRVPGGSSGGSAAAVAAGECAVALGSDTGGSIRQPASFCGVVGLKPTYGLVSRYGLVAYASSLDQIGPLATTVTDAAILLGAIAGHDPQDATSLKAAVPNYTQYLKPSLEGIRIGVIQETLGDGLSAPVATAMDLALKELENLGATLHPISCPRFAYGLPTYYIIAPSEASANLARYDGVNYGYRDDTANSLLDMYTKTRAQGFGPEVKRRIMIGTYALSAGYYDAYYLRAQKVRTLIKEDFETAFQEVDVLVCPTSPTTAFKAGEKTADPLSMYLSDLMTIPVNLAGLPGLSLPCGFDSEGLPIGLQLIGNALREDVLFHVAYAYEQATPWHSKQPEGLS is encoded by the coding sequence ATGTCAGTGATTCAGGAGTTACATCGTCAACTTACGGGCAAAGAACGCTCCGCCACTGAAATTACCCAAGCCTATCTGGATCGCATTGCTGCCCTAGAGCCGCGCCTCCATAGTTTTTTAACGATCACGGGCGATCGGGCCCTTGAACAGGCTGCCGCCATTGATAAAAAAATTGCCGCTGGGGAACCCCTCGGCCCCCTAGAAGGCATTCCCATTGCCCTCAAGGATAATCTCTGTACCCAAGGGGTAAAAACCACCTGTGCGTCACGGATCCTAGAAAACTTTATCCCTCCCTACGAATCCACCGTGACCCAAAAACTGCAACAAGCAGGGACGATCTCCCTGGGGAAAACCAACTTAGATGAATTTGCCATGGGCAGTTCCACCGAAAACTCGGCCTTTGGTTCCACCGCCAACCCCTGGGCCATCGATCGCGTACCGGGAGGTTCTTCGGGGGGATCGGCCGCAGCAGTAGCCGCCGGGGAATGTGCCGTCGCCCTGGGGTCTGATACGGGGGGATCCATTCGTCAGCCCGCGTCCTTCTGTGGGGTGGTTGGTCTCAAACCCACCTATGGACTGGTTTCTCGCTATGGTTTAGTGGCCTACGCCTCATCCCTGGATCAAATTGGTCCCCTCGCTACCACCGTCACCGATGCAGCTATCCTCTTGGGGGCGATCGCCGGCCATGACCCCCAAGATGCCACCAGTCTCAAGGCAGCGGTTCCCAACTATACCCAATACCTCAAACCTAGCCTAGAGGGGATTCGCATTGGCGTGATTCAAGAAACCCTTGGCGATGGCCTCAGTGCCCCAGTAGCCACAGCGATGGATCTGGCCCTGAAGGAATTGGAAAACCTAGGGGCAACCCTCCATCCCATTTCCTGTCCCCGTTTTGCCTACGGCCTGCCCACCTACTACATCATTGCCCCCTCGGAAGCCTCAGCAAATTTAGCTCGGTATGACGGCGTGAATTATGGCTATCGGGATGACACCGCCAATAGTTTGCTAGACATGTACACCAAAACCCGCGCCCAAGGCTTTGGCCCAGAGGTAAAACGGCGGATTATGATTGGCACCTATGCCCTTTCAGCGGGGTACTACGATGCCTACTACCTACGGGCCCAAAAAGTTCGTACTCTGATTAAGGAAGATTTTGAAACCGCCTTCCAGGAGGTGGATGTATTAGTGTGCCCCACCAGTCCAACAACGGCCTTCAAAGCAGGGGAAAAAACCGCCGACCCCCTGAGTATGTATCTCTCAGACTTAATGACCATCCCTGTGAATTTAGCGGGCTTACCGGGGTTGAGTTTACCCTGTGGCTTCGATTCTGAGGGCCTACCCATTGGCCTGCAATTGATTGGCAACGCCCTCCGGGAAGATGTTCTCTTTCATGTGGCCTACGCCTACGAACAGGCAACCCCCTGGCACAGCAAACAGCCGGAAGGGTTGAGCTAA
- a CDS encoding KGK domain-containing protein, translating to MNPLQPDEVIRLNQDNVEINKVLAQYFTQKLFHPKDIILALARDSNFAELLMRGIVFEVMHIDKAGWQKGTLKLELNFYPDADNKSVSPLDKLS from the coding sequence ATGAACCCATTACAGCCCGATGAAGTGATTCGCTTAAATCAAGATAATGTTGAAATTAATAAAGTTCTTGCTCAATATTTTACCCAGAAGCTCTTTCACCCTAAAGATATTATTCTTGCCTTAGCCCGTGATTCTAACTTTGCTGAATTGTTGATGCGTGGCATAGTATTTGAAGTTATGCACATTGACAAAGCGGGCTGGCAGAAAGGAACCCTAAAGCTGGAGCTAAATTTTTATCCTGATGCTGATAATAAATCCGTCTCTCCTTTAGATAAGCTCTCTTAG
- a CDS encoding KGK domain-containing protein codes for MPQPKYYALSSDDVVRLDNADENVKRLRSIITNDMRIISDVAFLSQQALHSIGYNGNCPQELIDTLISGIPGQVMFQNEAGWKKGTIKLEFNFYPDAEDADPESFRSPLDDF; via the coding sequence ATGCCCCAGCCAAAATATTATGCCCTTAGTTCTGATGATGTTGTTCGTCTTGATAATGCCGATGAAAATGTCAAGAGACTGCGTTCGATAATTACTAATGATATGAGAATTATCAGTGATGTAGCTTTCTTATCTCAACAAGCATTGCACTCAATCGGCTATAACGGAAATTGTCCCCAGGAATTAATCGATACTTTAATTTCGGGTATTCCCGGTCAAGTGATGTTTCAGAATGAAGCTGGCTGGAAAAAAGGAACCATTAAGTTAGAGTTTAATTTTTACCCTGATGCTGAGGATGCTGATCCAGAGTCGTTTCGCTCTCCTCTAGATGATTTCTAA
- a CDS encoding dynamin family protein codes for MSDLKQACPNLQDHVSALLKLLKQEPSLRVLDTTPVQTSLNKALSPTFEIVFAGPFSAGKSMLINALLERELLYSSEGHATGTECRIAYAEPTEERAILTFMSQVEIQYQVRMLLERLALVSDVTLKNSDSIQQGITAATTIIQNEGGKDKSEKAKQANALKLLLEGYKANETRINETRNNVFAMESLNFQHLNDASEYARQGANSAVLKKIEYYCHHPLLAGGNVLIDTPGIDAPVKEHAELSYRCIENPETSAVVCVFQVAKSGELTREETQLLEKINNSVTIRDRVFYVFNRIDETWYNPQLRHRLQGIIQDQFYDSERVYRTSGLLGFYGSLVAKTNAENRYGLDSIFAKSIGAMPNQEDTHQFVDAFNRYCVQSGKLPGDTFQVAVFNDQTQDENYVRILNQYHKPLISHLISDSGIEDFRYGITRYLKEEKYPQLLNQLAEDLQIICISLKDTLLPAWSHLRDQPTDVEALKEIKLQNVSHELKEASDQFTDHIKDFLNRAMGSQDTLLEKDYERLCKKMVEALKALLNKFSIEEVYQQALASHRSNSVVPVMGILAEAFYYLANGLKKTLVEASEELIQHLFVRLKKEIGDQSYYRDLYRLLGNDSGIHKKLDQVCYERVIAMTGIATIECDRYVREREDFYQENTGIFRLREVLRKVCRNYDLTGMKEAEKDLLELLKLDFEHKLAKTIHVSFRQSINSTINEPLLMMAAEHSQGILQQSGQARENVAKTIEREAEESIQKNANELQKINEKIATYNQSVTHINHCLEALGRDRQKLPEILESDLHALSSASS; via the coding sequence ATGAGTGATCTTAAGCAAGCCTGCCCCAACCTCCAAGATCATGTTTCAGCTCTCCTAAAATTACTGAAACAGGAACCGTCGCTGAGAGTGCTGGATACCACTCCAGTGCAGACATCCTTGAATAAGGCCCTTTCTCCCACCTTTGAAATTGTCTTTGCTGGCCCCTTTAGTGCGGGCAAATCAATGCTGATCAATGCCCTACTGGAGCGGGAGTTGCTCTACAGTTCGGAAGGTCACGCCACCGGAACTGAATGCCGTATTGCCTACGCAGAACCCACGGAGGAACGGGCAATTTTGACCTTTATGAGTCAGGTGGAGATTCAATATCAGGTCAGAATGTTACTAGAGCGGTTAGCCTTGGTCAGTGACGTTACCCTGAAAAATTCTGACTCTATCCAACAGGGGATCACCGCCGCCACCACAATTATTCAAAACGAAGGGGGTAAGGATAAATCAGAGAAAGCCAAGCAGGCCAATGCCCTGAAGCTACTCCTGGAGGGCTATAAAGCCAATGAAACCCGGATTAATGAAACCCGGAATAATGTGTTTGCCATGGAGAGTCTCAACTTCCAGCACTTAAATGATGCCTCTGAGTATGCTCGCCAAGGGGCCAATAGCGCGGTTTTGAAAAAGATTGAGTACTACTGTCACCATCCACTTCTAGCGGGCGGAAATGTGTTAATTGATACACCGGGGATTGATGCTCCGGTCAAGGAACATGCTGAACTCTCCTATCGCTGTATTGAAAATCCGGAAACATCGGCGGTGGTTTGTGTTTTTCAGGTAGCAAAATCAGGGGAATTAACCCGTGAAGAAACCCAACTCCTGGAAAAAATCAACAATAGTGTCACCATCCGAGATCGTGTGTTCTATGTCTTTAACCGCATTGATGAAACGTGGTACAACCCCCAGCTTCGCCATCGTCTTCAGGGAATTATTCAAGATCAATTTTATGATTCGGAGCGGGTCTATCGCACCAGTGGTTTATTGGGTTTTTATGGCAGTCTAGTTGCTAAAACAAATGCGGAAAATCGATATGGCCTAGATTCAATCTTTGCCAAAAGTATTGGAGCGATGCCGAATCAGGAGGATACCCATCAATTTGTTGATGCGTTTAATCGTTATTGTGTCCAGTCTGGTAAATTACCGGGTGATACATTTCAGGTTGCAGTTTTTAACGATCAAACTCAGGATGAAAATTATGTGCGAATTCTCAATCAGTATCACAAACCTCTCATTAGCCATTTGATTAGCGACAGTGGTATTGAAGATTTTCGATATGGAATCACTCGCTATCTCAAAGAAGAAAAGTATCCCCAACTATTAAATCAGCTTGCCGAAGATTTACAAATCATTTGTATTAGCCTTAAAGATACCCTGTTGCCCGCTTGGAGTCATTTACGGGATCAGCCCACGGATGTTGAGGCTCTCAAAGAAATTAAACTTCAAAATGTCAGCCATGAACTGAAGGAAGCCAGTGATCAATTTACGGATCACATTAAGGATTTCCTCAATCGGGCCATGGGTTCTCAGGATACTCTCCTAGAAAAAGATTACGAGCGGCTGTGCAAAAAAATGGTTGAGGCATTAAAAGCACTCCTCAATAAATTTTCCATTGAAGAGGTGTATCAGCAAGCGTTAGCCAGCCATCGTAGTAATTCGGTGGTTCCCGTGATGGGCATTTTGGCGGAGGCCTTTTATTACCTAGCCAATGGTCTTAAGAAAACCTTAGTCGAGGCCTCTGAAGAATTAATTCAGCATCTTTTTGTTCGGCTCAAAAAAGAAATTGGTGATCAGTCCTATTATCGAGACCTATATCGACTCCTAGGCAATGATAGCGGTATTCACAAAAAACTAGATCAGGTCTGCTATGAGCGGGTGATTGCGATGACGGGTATTGCTACAATCGAGTGCGATCGCTATGTGCGAGAGCGAGAGGATTTTTATCAGGAAAACACTGGGATTTTCCGATTACGAGAAGTGCTACGAAAAGTCTGCCGCAATTATGATCTGACGGGTATGAAGGAGGCAGAAAAGGATCTACTTGAACTCTTGAAACTGGATTTTGAACACAAATTAGCCAAAACCATTCATGTTAGTTTTCGTCAATCCATTAATAGTACAATTAATGAGCCGCTTTTAATGATGGCAGCGGAACATTCCCAGGGAATCTTACAGCAATCGGGTCAGGCTCGGGAAAATGTGGCCAAAACCATTGAACGGGAAGCGGAGGAAAGTATCCAGAAGAATGCCAATGAATTGCAGAAAATCAATGAAAAAATCGCCACCTATAATCAGTCCGTCACCCATATTAACCACTGCTTGGAAGCTCTGGGACGCGATCGCCAAAAACTCCCAGAAATCTTAGAATCAGATTTGCATGCCCTTAGCTCTGCCAGTTCCTAG
- a CDS encoding N-acetylmuramoyl-L-alanine amidase, with translation MAQQRQFSVMATALGAVVGALGAFLIILPAEASRLQFWRLNPTSNQIEIRTEAGVQPRAELVYGPTRLVIDLPGVVLGRPQINQNFNGPIRQVRVAQFNPQVTRIVVEYAEGYTIDPNAVQFRGFAANNWMVQLPTPQRIQAASPTPATQTPSTRSGPTELLSWRAESTGIFIATNGEKPQVASINRRNSTRIEITLDNANISNRLSNRRLELTRFSMGRVRAEMREQRGRPPRVVLTLNVDRRSPDWQVNTDVSGGFMVMPRNTTTGTAQTASATTPTPAAGQPPRATVQRIDLGGSELLIQGDRTLFYSVGWEGRAYRIRLRSAQLGNVQEPRLAAGSPLSKVEFRREDDQTVSILLTPAPGVQILNPRHINAESFIVPLQRSGAAVAANPSPTSPNTQINVPRPAAPAPGSTPVPSGRYVVVIDPGHGGRDPGAVGIGGIREKDIVLDISHKVAQYLQQQGVQVIMTRTDDREIDLAPRVSIAARARANAFVSIHANAISMSRPDVNGFETYFAPGRSSRLASAIQNSVLSSINIRDRGVRTARFYVIRNTSMDSALVETGFVTGAEDAANFQNPAWRSRMAEAIGRGIMQYLRYGG, from the coding sequence ATGGCTCAACAACGGCAATTTTCGGTCATGGCAACGGCCCTCGGTGCGGTGGTGGGTGCCTTAGGGGCGTTCCTGATTATTCTGCCAGCAGAGGCATCTCGACTCCAATTTTGGCGACTGAATCCGACCTCTAATCAAATTGAGATTCGCACTGAAGCGGGGGTTCAACCAAGGGCTGAACTGGTTTATGGGCCAACCCGTCTCGTCATTGACCTACCAGGGGTGGTTTTAGGTCGGCCCCAAATTAATCAAAATTTCAACGGCCCGATTCGCCAAGTGCGAGTAGCCCAGTTTAATCCCCAAGTGACCCGGATTGTGGTGGAGTATGCCGAGGGCTATACCATTGATCCTAACGCTGTCCAGTTTCGTGGCTTTGCGGCCAATAACTGGATGGTGCAATTACCGACCCCCCAACGGATTCAAGCGGCATCCCCCACCCCGGCAACCCAAACCCCATCCACTCGCAGTGGCCCAACGGAACTCCTCAGTTGGCGCGCCGAGAGTACGGGAATTTTTATTGCTACCAATGGGGAAAAACCTCAAGTTGCCTCCATTAATCGTCGCAATTCGACGCGCATTGAAATCACCTTAGACAATGCCAATATTTCTAACCGGCTTTCCAACCGTCGCCTGGAATTAACTCGTTTCAGTATGGGAAGGGTGAGGGCGGAGATGCGGGAGCAACGGGGCCGGCCACCTCGGGTTGTGTTGACATTGAATGTGGATCGGCGAAGTCCTGACTGGCAAGTGAATACGGATGTCAGTGGTGGATTTATGGTGATGCCCCGTAATACCACCACCGGTACGGCCCAAACCGCCAGCGCGACAACCCCAACCCCTGCGGCCGGGCAACCCCCTAGGGCAACGGTGCAACGGATTGATTTGGGGGGGAGTGAGCTACTCATTCAAGGCGATCGCACTCTATTTTATAGTGTGGGCTGGGAGGGACGCGCCTATCGGATTCGGCTGAGATCGGCCCAGTTGGGCAATGTGCAAGAACCCCGCCTTGCCGCTGGTAGTCCCCTATCTAAGGTTGAATTTCGCCGAGAGGATGATCAAACCGTATCCATTTTATTAACTCCGGCTCCAGGGGTGCAGATCCTCAATCCCCGCCACATCAATGCTGAGTCGTTTATTGTGCCCTTACAGCGATCGGGGGCAGCGGTAGCAGCCAATCCAAGTCCAACGAGTCCAAACACCCAAATTAATGTGCCCCGGCCGGCCGCACCAGCACCAGGGTCAACCCCAGTACCCAGTGGTCGTTATGTGGTGGTCATTGATCCGGGCCATGGTGGGCGAGATCCGGGGGCGGTGGGTATTGGCGGTATTCGGGAAAAGGATATTGTTTTAGATATTAGTCATAAGGTCGCCCAGTATCTTCAACAGCAAGGGGTGCAGGTGATTATGACCCGCACCGATGATCGGGAAATTGATTTGGCTCCACGGGTGAGTATTGCCGCGCGGGCCCGGGCCAATGCCTTTGTGAGTATTCATGCCAATGCCATTAGTATGAGTCGCCCCGATGTAAATGGATTTGAAACCTATTTCGCCCCAGGCCGATCCAGTCGGTTGGCTTCGGCAATTCAAAATAGTGTTTTAAGCTCGATCAATATTCGCGATCGCGGTGTGCGAACGGCCCGATTTTATGTGATTCGGAATACGTCCATGGATTCAGCCCTCGTGGAAACAGGATTTGTCACCGGGGCCGAGGATGCAGCTAATTTTCAGAATCCTGCCTGGCGATCGCGGATGGCAGAAGCCATTGGCCGGGGCATTATGCAGTATCTACGCTATGGTGGCTAG
- a CDS encoding NAD-dependent malic enzyme encodes MADLTPNPSFSVTMRVEIPQQPGMLASVLRAIAEVRGDLGDINLIQNGRNSFIRDITVAAYSTEHAAEIIQVVKDKTPAKVLDVYDRTFHLHEGGKITITSKLPLQGQDDLAMAYTPGVGRICMAIAEEPPLVHRLTIKSHTVAIVTDGSAVLGLGNIGPEAALPVMEGKAMLFQEFGGLDAFPICLATQDVDEIVATVKRIAPVFGGVNLEDISAPRCFEIEARLQQELDIPIFHDDQHGTAIVSLAALINALKVVGKSLDTIRIVINGAGAAGVAISRLLRKAGVKTIFLCDSKGIVSQDRPNLPPGKAEFAVPDAGTLADALKDADVFMGVSVPGVLTLEMVQSMAKDAIVFAMANPIPEIQPELIYDHVAVLATGRSDYPNQINNVLAFPGVFKGALACRSQAMTTTMFLEAAQAIADLVSPQDLNRDHIIPSVFDRRVANVVASAVEHCARSQGLARC; translated from the coding sequence ATGGCCGACCTCACCCCCAATCCTAGTTTTAGTGTCACCATGCGGGTGGAAATTCCCCAACAGCCGGGAATGTTGGCCTCCGTACTGCGGGCGATCGCCGAAGTCAGGGGAGATTTAGGGGATATTAATCTGATTCAAAACGGCCGCAACAGTTTTATTCGGGACATTACCGTGGCGGCCTACAGTACAGAACATGCGGCGGAAATTATTCAAGTGGTCAAGGATAAAACCCCCGCCAAGGTACTAGATGTCTACGATCGCACCTTTCACCTCCATGAAGGGGGCAAAATCACCATTACCAGCAAACTCCCCCTCCAGGGTCAAGATGATCTAGCCATGGCCTATACCCCAGGGGTGGGTCGTATTTGTATGGCCATTGCCGAAGAGCCACCCCTCGTCCATCGTCTCACCATCAAAAGTCACACCGTCGCCATTGTCACCGATGGCAGTGCCGTCCTCGGTTTGGGAAATATTGGCCCGGAGGCGGCCCTACCCGTGATGGAAGGCAAGGCGATGCTCTTCCAAGAATTTGGTGGCTTAGATGCCTTTCCCATTTGCTTGGCCACCCAAGATGTGGATGAAATTGTGGCGACGGTAAAGCGTATTGCTCCGGTGTTTGGCGGTGTCAACCTAGAGGATATTAGTGCCCCCCGTTGTTTTGAAATTGAGGCTCGACTACAGCAGGAACTCGATATTCCCATTTTCCATGATGATCAACATGGTACGGCGATCGTCAGTTTGGCGGCTTTGATCAATGCTCTGAAAGTCGTTGGTAAATCCTTGGATACCATTCGCATTGTGATTAATGGGGCCGGGGCTGCCGGGGTGGCGATCTCTCGATTATTGCGAAAAGCCGGGGTGAAAACCATTTTCCTGTGTGACTCCAAGGGCATCGTCAGTCAAGATCGCCCCAATTTACCCCCCGGTAAAGCTGAATTTGCCGTACCGGATGCCGGAACCTTGGCAGATGCCCTCAAGGATGCCGATGTTTTTATGGGGGTTAGTGTCCCCGGTGTCCTCACCCTGGAAATGGTGCAATCGATGGCCAAGGATGCCATTGTATTTGCCATGGCCAACCCGATTCCCGAAATCCAGCCGGAACTCATCTATGATCATGTGGCTGTTTTAGCAACGGGCCGCAGTGACTATCCCAACCAAATTAATAATGTGCTGGCATTTCCCGGAGTCTTTAAGGGGGCCCTGGCCTGCCGTTCCCAAGCCATGACAACGACCATGTTTTTAGAGGCGGCCCAGGCGATCGCCGATCTCGTCTCCCCCCAAGACCTGAACCGTGATCATATTATTCCTTCGGTCTTCGATCGCCGAGTGGCCAATGTGGTTGCCTCCGCCGTCGAGCATTGTGCCCGTTCCCAGGGTTTAGCCCGTTGTTAA
- a CDS encoding type II toxin-antitoxin system RelE family toxin, protein MYEVFLHPDAQKVYVNADKALAKKITRCLQQLEQTPRSHPNIKALKGDYAGYYRYRIGDYRMIYSVDDELIQVFVVAIAHRSQAYEP, encoded by the coding sequence ATGTATGAAGTTTTTCTCCATCCCGATGCCCAAAAAGTTTATGTGAATGCTGACAAAGCCTTAGCCAAGAAGATTACCCGATGTTTACAACAGTTAGAGCAAACTCCCCGATCTCATCCCAACATCAAAGCTCTCAAAGGGGATTACGCAGGCTACTATCGCTATCGTATCGGAGACTACAGGATGATCTATTCGGTGGATGATGAGTTGATTCAGGTGTTTGTTGTGGCGATCGCCCATCGTAGTCAAGCCTATGAACCGTAA
- the metK gene encoding methionine adenosyltransferase — translation MFSSESVTEGHPDKICDQISDTILDHLLSQDPFSRVAAEVVVNTGLVLITGEITTKAIVNYVDIAREKIAEIGYVDAENGFAANSCSVLVALDEQSPDIAQGVNTAQEARTNLSEAELDRIGAGDQGIMFGYACNETPELMPLPISLSHRMARKLAAVRKTEQLPYLRPDGKTQVTVIYEDGRPVGIDTILISTQHTPAIGDITDEKAIQERIKADLWDSVVQPVFADLAVKPDDHTRFLVNPTGKFVIGGPQGDSGLTGRKIIVDTYGGYSRHGGGAFSGKDPTKVDRSAAYMARYIAKNIVAAGLAEKCEIQFSYAIGVARPVSLFVDTFGTGKISSDRLLELVKDHFELRPAGIIQTFGLRNLPGERGGRFYQDVAAYGHFGRSDLDLPWEQTDKATLLKTSA, via the coding sequence CTGTTCTCCTCGGAATCTGTTACAGAAGGGCATCCCGATAAAATCTGTGATCAGATCTCTGACACCATTCTGGATCATCTGCTCAGTCAAGACCCTTTCAGTCGTGTAGCAGCGGAAGTGGTCGTCAATACCGGCCTCGTTTTAATTACCGGGGAAATTACCACCAAGGCGATCGTAAATTATGTCGATATTGCCCGTGAAAAAATTGCCGAAATTGGCTATGTGGATGCGGAAAATGGCTTTGCCGCCAATAGCTGCTCCGTTTTAGTTGCTCTAGATGAGCAGTCTCCCGACATTGCCCAAGGGGTAAATACCGCCCAAGAAGCTCGCACCAATCTCAGTGAGGCAGAACTGGATCGCATTGGTGCTGGGGATCAGGGCATTATGTTTGGCTATGCCTGTAATGAAACTCCTGAGTTGATGCCCCTTCCCATTAGCCTATCCCACCGCATGGCCCGTAAATTAGCCGCCGTGCGGAAAACTGAGCAATTGCCCTACCTGCGGCCCGATGGCAAAACCCAGGTTACGGTCATCTATGAGGATGGCCGCCCCGTTGGCATTGATACGATTTTAATTTCCACCCAACATACCCCTGCCATCGGTGATATTACCGACGAGAAAGCCATCCAAGAAAGAATCAAGGCGGATCTCTGGGATAGTGTTGTCCAGCCTGTCTTTGCTGATTTAGCCGTTAAACCCGATGATCACACCCGCTTTTTAGTCAATCCCACGGGTAAGTTTGTCATTGGCGGCCCCCAAGGGGACTCTGGTTTAACGGGTCGTAAAATTATTGTGGATACCTATGGCGGCTATTCTCGCCACGGGGGTGGAGCCTTTTCCGGGAAGGACCCCACCAAGGTCGATCGCAGTGCCGCCTACATGGCCCGCTACATTGCTAAAAATATTGTGGCAGCAGGCCTGGCTGAAAAATGTGAAATCCAGTTCAGCTATGCCATTGGGGTTGCCCGCCCCGTTAGCCTGTTTGTGGATACCTTTGGAACGGGCAAGATTTCCAGCGATCGCCTACTAGAATTAGTCAAAGATCATTTTGAACTTCGTCCCGCTGGCATCATTCAGACCTTTGGCCTTCGCAATTTACCGGGAGAGCGCGGGGGGCGATTCTACCAAGACGTGGCGGCCTATGGCCACTTTGGTCGCTCGGATTTGGATCTCCCTTGGGAGCAAACCGATAAGGCAACCCTATTAAAAACCTCTGCCTAA
- a CDS encoding type II toxin-antitoxin system Phd/YefM family antitoxin: MNILSYSEVRSQLAKTMDRVCDDHAPIVITRKNSQSVVMMSLDDYQAIQETVYLLRSPKNAQRLIESMAEIKSGGGTVQKLIE, from the coding sequence ATGAATATTCTGAGCTATTCGGAAGTTCGCAGTCAGCTTGCTAAGACAATGGATAGGGTATGTGATGACCATGCCCCCATTGTTATTACTCGCAAGAATTCCCAATCGGTAGTGATGATGTCACTGGACGACTATCAAGCAATTCAGGAGACTGTGTACCTGCTTCGCAGCCCCAAGAATGCCCAACGGTTGATTGAGTCAATGGCAGAAATCAAATCCGGTGGAGGTACTGTACAGAAGCTTATTGAATGA
- a CDS encoding Txe/YoeB family addiction module toxin, producing the protein MKIEFSENAWEDYLYWQKTDKSVLKRINGLIRDIQRSPFEGIGKPEPLKYTLSGFWSRRINDEHRLVYSVEDNVLCIVQVRYHY; encoded by the coding sequence ATGAAAATTGAATTTTCTGAGAACGCTTGGGAAGACTATTTGTATTGGCAAAAAACAGATAAGAGCGTACTAAAGCGCATCAATGGATTGATTCGAGATATTCAACGATCTCCCTTTGAAGGCATAGGAAAACCCGAGCCGCTAAAGTATACACTCTCTGGTTTTTGGTCTCGTCGAATTAATGACGAGCATCGCCTTGTATACTCCGTCGAAGATAATGTTCTTTGTATCGTTCAAGTTCGCTATCACTACTAA
- a CDS encoding HAD family hydrolase has product MKNLLEKRFQAHNLSRLSALIFDMDGVLCHTMPYHIQAWKTYVEQTPELNSEIDIAQLATMGGKRNSELLPELLGRSVSAAEVERWGQGKEAVFRELIRDRLTPLPGLVEFLKQAQREGYKIGLGTSACKENMDAILDGQNLRQFFHTLVMETDVQRGKPDPQCYQLVAERLGVSPQECLVFEDAIAGVQAARNAGMACWGVLTTHSFLELKEAGASHCIEDFLN; this is encoded by the coding sequence GTGAAAAACTTGTTAGAAAAACGATTTCAAGCCCACAATCTATCGCGACTCTCTGCCCTAATTTTTGATATGGACGGGGTGCTGTGCCATACGATGCCCTACCACATACAGGCCTGGAAAACCTATGTGGAGCAAACTCCCGAACTCAATTCAGAAATTGATATAGCTCAATTGGCTACCATGGGGGGGAAGCGAAATAGTGAACTGCTACCCGAACTGCTAGGGCGATCGGTGAGTGCCGCAGAGGTAGAACGCTGGGGCCAGGGGAAAGAGGCCGTTTTTCGGGAACTCATTCGAGATCGCCTTACCCCATTGCCGGGATTAGTTGAGTTTTTGAAGCAGGCCCAACGGGAAGGTTACAAAATTGGCCTAGGCACATCGGCCTGTAAAGAAAATATGGATGCAATTTTAGACGGCCAAAATCTGCGGCAGTTTTTTCATACGCTGGTGATGGAAACCGATGTCCAACGGGGCAAGCCCGACCCCCAATGCTATCAACTGGTTGCTGAACGCTTGGGGGTTTCACCCCAGGAATGTCTTGTTTTTGAGGATGCGATCGCCGGTGTGCAAGCAGCCCGTAATGCTGGTATGGCTTGCTGGGGCGTATTGACAACCCATAGTTTTTTAGAACTGAAGGAGGCCGGGGCAAGTCACTGTATAGAGGATTTCTTAAATTAA